Genomic DNA from Vreelandella subglaciescola:
TAGAGATCACCGACAAGCGGTTATGGCGTATCGTGCATCACTATGTCGGGTGCATGCTCGACCAACTTGACCTCTCTCAGGTTAAGGCCGTGGGGCTTGATGAAACCGCCGCCAAGCGCGGCCATCGCTACGTCACCGTATTTCTGGATATGCAGCGCAAGAGCGAGCCGGTTGTCTTCGCGATACCCGGCCGTGGCAAGGCCACCGTCAAGGCCTTCAGCGAGTTTTTGGCTGCACATCAGGGCGACCCTCAGGCCGTTCAGGAAGTGGTCTGCGATATGTCGCCAGCCTTCCTCAAAGGCGTGGAAGAGCACCTGCCCAAGGCCGAGGTCACCGTCGACTGGTTTCATATCGTGCAGATCTTCACGCGCGCCCTTGATGACGTCAGAAAGCGTGAGCGGCGCGAGCAGGAACCCCCCAAGCACTTACGCTGGGCTGTCTTGCGCAATGCCGACGCCGGCAACTTAACGGCTAATCAAATCGCTGCGCTGCAGGAACTGATGGCCGACCAGAGCGCCACGGCCGACGCTTGGATCATCAAAGAGAAACTGCGCTGGATTCAGCAGGCACCCACGCTTCGCGGGGCTCGCTGGCGAATCACGCGCTTCCTCAATTTTGCCCGAGAGGCGATCGCTGGCAAGGGCCTGCTGTCTCCGATGAATAAGGCGCTGAATACCCTGGAACGGCATACCGACCGCGTTATCCGCCGCTGGTTATCGGGCCTGACCAACGCACGGTTGGAAGGGATGAATAGCCTGTTTCAAGCGGCCCGATCACGCGCTCGCGGCTACCGAAACGAGAGCACTTTCATCACCATGATCTACCTGATTGGCAGCCCTGTGGGCAGCATGCTGGATCAGGCCAAATCCACATGAAACGTCGAAGAGCCTTAAATATTCAACCCCAAGGCCGCCACCAGGCAGCATGCGAAGACACGCGCAGTGGCCACTTGCCGAACAGCACGGGAGACATGATGTACAGGGCCATGCGCAAACGGCAGATAAAATGGACCGTAATCGTCTTTATCCTGCTGGCAGGAATCCTGTATCTCGGCAAAATCCCCTACGATGAAATTTTGCGCACCGAGGTGCATACGCGCCATATGCAGCTGATGAAAACGGCGAGTATGTTAAGGCAGGAAAAGCTGCTCGATGTGGTTCAGGATGCTCGCCGGTTGGCGCTGAACAGCGGAGTGAAAAGCTATATCGAGACGCCCACTGCCGACCACCGCAACAAGATGCAGCGTGCCTTGATCAATACCAGTAACGTTTATGGTCGCTACGACCAGATTCGCTATATCGACTTGCAGGGCATGGAGCAGGTGCGGGTTGACTATGCGGATGATGGCGCCTACGCCGTGGCTGATACGATATTGCAAAGCAAGGCTGACAGCACCTATGTAACAGAAGGGCTGGCACTTGACGAAGACCAGGTGTACTTCTCGCCGATTGATTTAAACAGGGAGAACGGCACCCTCGAGCGTCCGTTAAAGCCCGTGATTCGTCTGGTGCAAAAAGTCACCGATAGCGACGGCGAGCCACAGGGTTTACTGGTATTAAACTACGCCGCAGGGGAATTCCTTAACCAGTTTCGGGCGCTTTTTCCCGATCTGGATCAGCCGATGTTGCTTAATAATGAAGGTTATTGGTTGCTGAATGCACAGGCCGATAAAACGTGGGGGTGGTTGCTGGGCCAGCCGCAGCAAACGCTGGGTGCCGAGAGACCCGCGCTGTGGAAAAAGATGCAAACCACGCCCGGGCAGACCATGGAACTCGACGGCGATCTGTTCAGCTATCAGCGTTTTGATGCCGTTAACGTTGCCACCAATGGCCTCAGCTCCTACGCCGACGAGCGGAAGTTGATAAGGGGTATCAGCACTTCCGCTAAATGGTTCATGCTGGTGCAAACCCGAAGTCCGCAGTGGCATGTGGGAGCGGCGTACCTGCGGCCCTGGTTTCGGGTATTTGTCGTGGGGCTGTTTCTCATGGCGGCAATGCTGGTCTACTTCGTTATCGCCAGCCGCGAACAGCGGCGTGTGTCCCGGGCGGCACAGCGTGGCCAGCTGGCTGATTTCAAGGATCTCTACGAAAACGCTCCCATCGGCTATGTGACCGTGTCGGCGTCGGG
This window encodes:
- a CDS encoding ISL3 family transposase yields the protein MDGTKILTLGLGLEAPWILKEQHLDTAVSPHRLNLTVEAERGSLYPCPECGDACPAHDFADKTWRHLNFFQHHCYLHARVPRTKCPTHGIKRIEVPWARPGSDFTLLFEQAAMALVREMPVLAAARLIEITDKRLWRIVHHYVGCMLDQLDLSQVKAVGLDETAAKRGHRYVTVFLDMQRKSEPVVFAIPGRGKATVKAFSEFLAAHQGDPQAVQEVVCDMSPAFLKGVEEHLPKAEVTVDWFHIVQIFTRALDDVRKRERREQEPPKHLRWAVLRNADAGNLTANQIAALQELMADQSATADAWIIKEKLRWIQQAPTLRGARWRITRFLNFAREAIAGKGLLSPMNKALNTLERHTDRVIRRWLSGLTNARLEGMNSLFQAARSRARGYRNESTFITMIYLIGSPVGSMLDQAKST
- a CDS encoding sensor domain-containing diguanylate cyclase → MRKRQIKWTVIVFILLAGILYLGKIPYDEILRTEVHTRHMQLMKTASMLRQEKLLDVVQDARRLALNSGVKSYIETPTADHRNKMQRALINTSNVYGRYDQIRYIDLQGMEQVRVDYADDGAYAVADTILQSKADSTYVTEGLALDEDQVYFSPIDLNRENGTLERPLKPVIRLVQKVTDSDGEPQGLLVLNYAAGEFLNQFRALFPDLDQPMLLNNEGYWLLNAQADKTWGWLLGQPQQTLGAERPALWKKMQTTPGQTMELDGDLFSYQRFDAVNVATNGLSSYADERKLIRGISTSAKWFMLVQTRSPQWHVGAAYLRPWFRVFVVGLFLMAAMLVYFVIASREQRRVSRAAQRGQLADFKDLYENAPIGYVTVSASGLITNVNHMLLAYLGYQREELLNDCYFMDLVDDESRAGLEGLMHSLGAGEHEQYRLEMRCKHGERLTVLCSVSSRLSTSSMLTVGRCSVQDISQQVSLERSLERLAYSDSLTGLANRRHFDELASRELKRLQREGGPLTALALDVDRFKAVNDRYGHAAGDKVLKSLARHGEKLLRGTDILARFGGEEFTVLLPGATQEQGRNKAEALRQALAEAPVTLQAGEVIHYTVSIGVATLARPEETQLPALLKRADEALYQAKRSGRNRVCVAEPEC